The segment GTTTAACCTTAAATTTAATACCTAATAATTCTTCAAAGAAATAATCTCTCCCATAATGAGTTATTAATTCATCACATTGAACTACATCGGCGTGATTATCATTAAGAGTCTGTAAGAAACCTACTAATTCTCCTTGATAATCTAGATTCTTTAACTCTTCGGTCAAGTCAGTGAAATCATGTTGTTGTTGAGTAGTGGTAACTAAATTAATTAATATCTCTCCGGTGTGCAAACCTTTTCTAACGATTAGATTTCGTAAGAATCCTTCCTCGAGCTTGATATGATATTTTCGGAACGGTTGATTCCTAAAATAATCTATAATAGTCTTAATAATTATTCTGAAATCGTTATCTACTAATTGACAGGCATCAACAGTTACGACATCATATCTCATACCTCTAGGATGCATTCCTAATTGTAATTCACCGTCTTTTTCTAAATCTCCAAAACTGAATTCCATGTTATTTCGGTATTCAAAGATATTAGGGCTTGGTTTAATATTCAAAAATTCTTCTACATCAATCTCAGCTTTGGTAAATAAATCTTTAACCATTTCTTCTTTTTGCTGGAGTTGTTCTTTATAATTAATATCTTGTTTATTACAGCCTCCACACATTTCATAATGATTACATATTTGTTTAGTCTGATTCATATTGGACCTCCTTATTTATATAGGAATTTTCATATCCCAATTTACTATTTTAACATAGATCATGGTAATATTCTATGCTAAAAGTAATTTTATAATACTTTGGTTTAAAAATCCATTTTAATTTTGTGCCAATCTACTTCAATATTTTCTCTCATTCTTTTAACTAAATTATATATTAATTCTTTTTCTTGCTCGTTAAAATCAGTAAGGCATATATTTAGATTTCTATTTTCCTCAGCAATGACTACTTTGTATATTTTCTTACCTTTGGCAGTAGGGTAGAGGTTCCAGACTCTCTTATCATCTTCATCTTTTACTCGTTTTATATAACCTATCTTTTTTAACTTTTTTACTGCCTTAGAGGTCGAAGTCTTATCAACTTTTAAGATATTAGTTAAATCTTTTTGATTAATCCCGGGATGTTCACATATTTCAGTTAGATATATGAATTGACCTTTTTGTAGGTTGATTTCTTTAAGATTGATATTACTGATTGATTGTACACAACGATTTAACTTTCCAACTTCTCTAAGTATAAAATTATTTAGATTACTCAACTTATACCTCCTTCTAAAAATAGTTGAAATTTCAACTTATTGGTATTATTATACATTTATTTAGTTGAAAATTCAACTAAATAATGAGATTAAATAAGAAGGCAGAAGAGAGGGGGATATAGGAGGTTTTGAATTAGTTTGTAGAGAGGAAGTAGAAGAACTAGAAGAACTAACAATTATACAAAGATTAAATTTTAGTGCTGTGTTTTGGAGGGGGTTGCTTATATATCGGTGCATTGTGATAAATTAGGGGTGTTTCCTTATTTTAGCAAGGAAATTTATGGTTTTGTGGTGAAAGAACATAATAGAGTTGGTTAATTAAGTATTTGCGACATACATCATGAAGAGAGTTAAATAAGGAGTATATACGACATGTGTCATGAAAATATGAGTTATGTGAAATTATAACTTTGTTTCGAAAGTGAGGAGAAATATATGGAATATATAGTTATTGAGGGCAATAAAACTGAAGTAATGCAAGAAATGATAAATTACACTAATAGTGGAAGGCTTGTTGATGATACCTTTAATTTCATCATTAAGAACAGACATATACTTGATTCAAGTGAAGAGCTTTACATTGATGATAATGAGCCAATTCTTCCTATGCAAGGACCGAGGAATTGGGTATCAATGAATGCTAAATACCATATTAACGTAAAGAAAACAACTATTTTATTAGTAATGTTCATTTTGGATGTAACTCTGACTAAAGGTATAGCAAATGTTCTAGCAAGTGTATTTGGTGTTACAACACAGACTATTAATAAGCTCGATGAACAGGATAGATGCTTGATATTAGATATCATGAAAGGAAAAAAGTTTTCTGCAACTGATTTCTTTTACAAAAATTCTGAATGTGTGCAGAATGACATAGATTGTTCGTTTAGAGATGGATGTATATGTTCAAGGGAACTTGAAGTAATTGAATCTCGTTTAGCTAGTCTCATTGATGCAGGAATAGTTATTAATGGAGACAGTGAGTTTAAGCTGGCGTTCTAACTTCACATAACAGCAGATTAACAACATCCCAGTCTATGAGCATAAGTTAAGGCTGGAATGACTTACATAAGGTTTCAGTCTTAATTAGAAGTTGGTAGCATTATCAGGGACGTCGTGAATTTGCGGGACGTTAGTACGCCAAGCAAGTTTGATATTTCTGGCAAAGTGAAGCCGTCTACTAAAGTAGACTTAGGATAACATCGATTATGATAAATTACAATAAAACCAACGTAAATAGCTCAATGGTAAGAGCTTAAAAGTTCGCCGGCAGAAAGTCTATCTTTACTACCTCACTGTCATTGGTAAAGTGAAGGTCGCTAAATGGTTTAAGTAATATTAAGTAGTTGATATATCTGATAACAGTCTTTGCTAGGTAAGGACTAGCCATCCACCTATATCGAGTGTTGCGCCTTGAATTGGTAACAATTCAGGTGAAGTGTACACATAAGTAGAGAACCAAAAACCTGAATTATAGTTTTTGTGTGAATCACTTAGTATGTTTCTTAGGGAACTTTTTAGGCCAGAGGGAAGACCGTAATTCCTGAAGTATATTGAGCCCCGTTAGTAGCGGTGTCCTGGAAACAGGAGAAATGCAGATGATGACGTAATTAACGTTGCGGAATTTAATACGAAGGAATCGTAAAAGGTGAGATTCCGGAGGGGGGTCTGTCGGGGTCAGAGAACCTGGCATGAAGAGAGAGAAATATCAGGAACTTGGGAGGTCCTACAGATTCCAGTAATTGCTGGAAGGTCTATCCAATCGAAAAAGAGAATGACTCATAACTTGTAGGAAGTCGGATTAACTCATAGTACTCTGAGATCAGGAAAGCTGGTTACATGGGGGAAGGGGTGACAGTTGCACGCAACTATAAAGGAAACACTAGCCGGACGCGCAAGGCCGGATAACTAGTGCCAACCTCACTATAGAAATATCAAGAAGCATTTGAAATAGCTGATTACGGAAGGGAGTGCAATCTGAAGAGCCCGGTGCGGTAATTCCGCACGCCGGGATCTGTGTGGGGGACGCTGGGCAACTAGCGTTCCTACCATGACTAGGACATCAGGTTAAAATGTATAGGGAGGTAATGGAGTTGAAAAAAATTGATTTATACGCTACTAAGATTAGTGTTAGCGAAAAATTATTTTCACATAATTTATCAGATTTAAAGCAATATATTTTAAAAGCAATACTAGAAAGTAAAGGTTTTATAGAATATGGAGATTCAATCATAGGGTTTACAGATATTAATAAATTTAATATACAAAGAAGAATTTTAGTTGTAGGAAAATTATGTAGAGGTAAAGATCAGGCTCAAAAAATAATAGATTCAGATAGTGGAGAACTTCGGGACCATCATGTTCCAAATGTTGCTCATGAATCATATTTTTTATTTGATTTAAAAACGGAAATTGTTGTCTTTGAAGAGAGAAAATATATATCTAAATTTCAGTTTGGAAAAATGTTTAGTACATTAATTTCATACAATCAACCAAATGTTGGGAGATTAGAAAATAAATTACTTACTAGTATAAGTATTTTAAGACAGATAGATGAATTTAGTGAAATAAATTATGCTAAATTTAATCTTATTCCAGCTAATTGGGATTATAGTGAGGAGTTTGATGAATTAGATGAAAAGATTAAAGAGCTTGAAGCTGAAAAGGCTGAGCATGAATATAAATCTGATGGAGGATTAAATAAAGAGGCAATGTTATTTAAAGATTCAGTAAATATGGGATTATCGGGCTATGGAGATTTTAAATTGGGAGGTAAAGATTTAGAAGGCAATATAAAAGAAGTATATTCTGAAGAAGAACATCTTTCGCAGACAATCAAATTAGAAAAAAATAATTTAGATGAATTTATTGATAAAGCATTAGGATTTTTATTTAAAGCAATTGCTCAACATAAGGAGTCTAGTGATTATGAGTAAAAACAATAAACAGTTTGATTTTTTTAACATGTTAAGAAAATTTGGAATAAAAAAATTATTTAATTGCAAAGAGTTTTATTTTTCTTTAATATTTCCTTTGAGTATATTTTATTTATTAAATTGTATTACTAGAGAGAATACTGGAAGTCTTTTTAAAGATTTAATTCATATTATAATTGTATTAGATGTTACTGTTTTTTCAGTAGTAATTACTGGTTTAGCTTTATTATTATCTTTAGCAGACGGTAGTTTTCTTAAGTTTTTAAAAAAGCATGATTTATATATATCTTTCTTTTTTCCGTTTTATTTAGCTGGAGTTCTTTGGATCTTACATATTATATATTCTTTGGGTTTAATATTTTTTAGTTATACATCAATTTCACTTAAAATTGTTGATGCTAGTTTATTATTTACATATATATTTGGATTTTTATATGCCTTATTAAATTCTATTTCTCTTATTAAATTAATAATAAATTTAGGACATGCTAAAGTAAGATTTGAAGAAGTTAAAGAAAAAGTTAAATCAGATTAAAGTTAGAAATTTATTTGAATTCTGACGTCCTATAACATGGGCTTAAACGACATCTAATTTGATTGTATAAATGGGATTTAATACTGACTTATGAAAATTAACTAATATAAAAAAGGTCGCACTGCAATAATGGGACGTCGTGAAGCCCAGGGACGTTAGTACGCCAAGCAAGTTTGATACTTCTGGCAAAGTGAAGCTGTCTACTAAAGTAGACTTAGGATAACATCGATTATGATAAATTACAACAGAATCAACGTAAGTAGCTCAATGGTAAAAGCTTAAAAGATCGCCGGCAGAAGGTCTATCTTTACTACCTCACTGTCATTGGTAAAGTGAAGGTCTTTAAATGGTTTAAGTAATATTAAGTAGTTGATATATATGATAACAGTCTTTGCTAGGTAAGGACTAACCATCCACCTATATCGAGTGTTGCGCCTTGAATTGGTAACAATTCAGGTGAAGTGTACACATAAGTAGAGAACCAAAAACCTGAATTTTGGTTTTTGTGTGAATCACTTAGTATGTTTCTTAGAGAACTTTTTAGGCCAGAGGGAAGACCGTAATTCCTGAAGCATATTGAGCCCCGTTAGTAGCGGTGTCCTGGAAACAGGAGAAATGCAGATGATGACGTAGTTAACGTTGCGGAAGTCAATACGAAGGAATCGTAAAAGGTGAGATTCCGGAGGGTCTGTCGGGGTCAGAGAACCTGGCATGAAGAGAGAGAAATATCAGGAACTTGGGAGGTCCTACAGGTTCCAGTAATTGCTGGAAGGTCTATCCAATCGAAAAAGAGGACGACCCGTAGCTTGTAGGAAGTCGGATTGACTCATAGTACTCTGAGACTAGGAAAGCTAGTTACATGGGGAAGGGGTGACAGGAATATGAACCCATCAAAGGAAACACTAACCGGACGCGCAAGGCCGGATAACTAGTGGCAACCTCATTATAGAAATACCAAGAAGCATTTGAAATAGCTGATTACGGAAGGGAGTGCAATCTGAAGAGCCTGGTGCGGTAGTTCCGCACGCCGGGATCTGTGTGGGGGACGTTGGGCAACTAGCGTTCCTGCCATGACTATGAAATGACGGCTAACAGGGGATTTTAAATAAGTGACTTCCATTGAATACTTAAGATAGTCATATTATCAATAATTTAGGGAAAAATGATATAACTTTTAATTTAATTTTCTCCTTTTGTACGACCTAAAAGGACCATTCAAGTTTTGTGTGTTAAAAATATTAAATATAACACCTAAAACTCCCCTATCTCATTACATTATATAGGTCTGCTTTAAATATAATATAACACTTATTTTATTAAATTTTAAATAATTTCCATTTCAAAAAATAAATTTTCTCTACTCAACAATTGTTTAATAAATATGTATATCCCTATGTGGTAACTGAGTTTTAATCTAAAATTAAACCATGATTTACGAGGAGGATAAAAATGAAACTGGAAGAGATTGTTTCAAAAATGTCAAAACTTTATCTTGGTAGATTGGTAGACAGTTTTTTAAAGGATACTCCTAAAGACAATGAAAAGGAAATGAGAAAATTAATATTAAAAAACAATAATGAGTTTGCTGATTATGATAGGATAAAGAGCAAGTTGAATTTCATACATATTGATAGAAATACTAGAGTATTAAATAATTTATTACTATATATTCTTTTGAATGAGAATGATTATAAATGTGAAAAGAATGAGTTAATTCAAAAGGTGAAACAAAAAGAGAAAGAGATAATAAAAAGCAGTAAAAAGGAAGGATGTTTAGAATTCAGTAATAAAGATTCTTTGAAAATTTATAAAAAAGTATTAATTACAGCTTGGAAATGGCAAGATGACATAAATTCACATGAACAAAATATTCTTAATACCTTAAGAGAAGAATTGGATATAAGCATAGGTGAGCATAGAATAATAGAAAGTAGATTAGGATATTTTCCTCAAAAGGGAAACAAAATTCATGGATATAAGCCTATTAAGGAAAGTCTTAAAG is part of the Selenihalanaerobacter shriftii genome and harbors:
- a CDS encoding MarR family winged helix-turn-helix transcriptional regulator, which encodes MSNLNNFILREVGKLNRCVQSISNINLKEINLQKGQFIYLTEICEHPGINQKDLTNILKVDKTSTSKAVKKLKKIGYIKRVKDEDDKRVWNLYPTAKGKKIYKVVIAEENRNLNICLTDFNEQEKELIYNLVKRMRENIEVDWHKIKMDF
- the rlmD gene encoding 23S rRNA (uracil(1939)-C(5))-methyltransferase RlmD; protein product: MNQTKQICNHYEMCGGCNKQDINYKEQLQQKEEMVKDLFTKAEIDVEEFLNIKPSPNIFEYRNNMEFSFGDLEKDGELQLGMHPRGMRYDVVTVDACQLVDNDFRIIIKTIIDYFRNQPFRKYHIKLEEGFLRNLIVRKGLHTGEILINLVTTTQQQHDFTDLTEELKNLDYQGELVGFLQTLNDNHADVVQCDELITHYGRDYFFEELLGIKFKVKPFSFFQPNTTGAEVLYETIKDYLGDADNKIIYDLYCGTGTIAQSVVSEAKKVIGIELMEEAVEMARENAKLNNLDNCQFIAGDVLEKVDKLDQTPDVIIVDPPRPGIHPDALQKIIAFDAKEIIYVSCNPKTLVRDLKEITTKGYTAKKVQPVDMFPHTNHVETSVHLVKE